The sequence below is a genomic window from Hippocampus zosterae strain Florida chromosome 7, ASM2543408v3, whole genome shotgun sequence.
TGCATTTCGCTGGTACACGCTGGTACACGCTGGTACACAAAATCACTGGAATTCTTCCCACCACTTTGTTTGAAacttccggaaaaaaaaaaacgcaagatGGGTTGATCGGGCAAGAACACAGGTgattggcggcggcggcaggtgCAGCACATGTACTTGCGTGTGCGGTGGCGTCAACCCACACTCCTGAAAACTGCAGCAGGGCTCAAACAAAAGACACTTCCACCTCACGTACGcgcagacacactcacacacacacacacacgcacgccgcGTGTTAGGTGCGGTGACCCCGCCAATGAGGACAGGAGCGACGTTGACGGCGCTACAAGGCCGTTGCCATGACAACTAGTCCCGTTCACACAGGTAGCGAGCACAATGCGGCTCCTCCGACACACACCAGACACACACTCccgacacgcacacacgcaaggaCATTCACTCAAGATTGACAAGACGACAGCTGCGTGCCAAAGCTGAGGCCATTTCCTTTTCGTTCCGACATTCCGAATTATTCATCACACACAAGTGGGATGTGCCAATCGGGAGAGAGAATGAGGGTGAGATTATTGTGAGACATtgtgaggacacacacacataggcagACTGAGCGTCCGTCTGCATACTAACGGAAGCCGCAGCACAGCCAGTGAACGTCTCTGAGGGGCCCTTAAATAACAAACTGTCACCGGCCAGACACTGACATTGACTTCCCTCTCAGCCACAAACACCTCCCTCCCACCTCCACCCCAAAGCGCAGACAAGAGCTGATAATCACCAACGATGAGCGTCTCTCACCCTCCTTTCCTCACAGCAGCAGAAGTAGAGGCGGCCCTGTTGCCTCTGCAagatgtgctgctgctgctgttgtgttccaacagctggggggggggggggggggggtcatgatgatgatgaggatgataaTGATTACGAGTGTCTAGAAGCttgtgtgtcaaaaaaaaaactaccctgGGGTGCATGCATGCAAGAAGTCCCAAAAGTCAGCTTCACCCTAATCGGACTGagaagtatgtgtgtgtgcccacATGGTCAAGAGGGGCTCAAAATACACCAAATCCGTCAATGTATAAGCTAATATTCACGATATATAGGCTAACACTCGTATATCCACTTGTGATGTGGTTGTATGTCGTGGTTACTCACCAACCGGATGATGGTGCTCAGCGACGCATCGACGCTCCACTCCTCGTCCAGCTAGAGGCGCCGCTGCCGGGGTGGCTCCGCGGCATGTCACGGGCAACTGCTCATCGCCACGAGCGGCTCCCGTCAAAGCCCGGGGGAGGGCGGATCGAACAGGTCGATTAATAATGTCCAGCGTTGACACTGTTCATTTTCCTGGTACGTTGACAGGGCGAAGGGAAGAGTCGGGGGTGGGAAATACGAACGGGAGTCCGCACGCCTCTGCAGCTCCAGCCGCTGTGTGTTTCTCTCCAGTCCGCCTGCACTGTGGCTGCTGTCAAACCTCATCCGGGGACTCCAAGATTCACGTTTCACCTGTGGAATTATGGGAGTTGTAGTTTTACAACAACCAAAGCCGCAATAAGGCACATTGctcaacgaacaacaaaaaataataatttgaaccATTTGatacaaactaaaacacatCATGAAGGTAGTTGAGTAAATTCTGCACATGAGCCTAAGATGCTTACTTTGTCTCATTTAAAGCCATGTTTGCGACTTAGCCAAATGTGAAAATATGaacgctagctagctaacgaTCAAACGCGAGATCGACGGATGGGTGAATGGATAAATAGATAGACAGATGGATAGacatatagatagatagctaatCAGAAACAGACATTGTTATTATACACGTCCAAGGTATCGCGATAGTTCTAGAGAACAATCAATTGGTCACCTGGCCGGAAAGATGGCgactacagttttttttaacgcatACTTTTCCttataattatttaaaaattaattcaaatattttaattgactTCATTCACTGTACTATGAATTGATAACCATTACATAGACTAATATAAATTGGATATactaaaatacatacataaatatagTTTAGAAAAAAGAATAACAACTAATGCAATTAAGATCATCTTTATGCCAGCTACATGGTAAGTTCACAGACCTCAAATCGTTGGATGTCTGTTAtgcaaataaaagtaaaaatacataaaaaaatttgtgaatgacaaaatgagagtagtttaaaaaaaaaaatcaataaaatattaaaagatAAACAACACAGATCAAGACGtctaagagtaaaaaaaaaccataagagatgttaaagatgtattgtatccaAATATATCTGATCTTTATTACAATAAACATGACAGGGTTAAAGTCCACATAAAAAGGGTACAATGAAAAAAGTCCAGAAATATGACATATTTCCCTTTCATGGTTTCATTCACCCTGCCCTcccaatgaatgactgaataaatGCTGAATTTGCTATATGGTCTTTGTGAAGCGTTAAATTAAAAACCACGAAGAGACGGCTCATACAAAACCTAAAAGTTCTTCCtcaccgtctctctctctctctgtctctcaatTTACAGACACAACTGAAggtaaaatatatgtatttaaaaaaaagtgagcggGGTGCTAATATTTCACATGGTTTTGAAATAACTTTCATACCACAACTGACTGATTTGTTTAAGTCAATGTAGCTGGACGAGCACATCCTCTTGAATTTGTGATGTCTCATCCCGGGGGGTTCTCAAAAAGGGGAAAATTGTAGTATATTCTCAAAAGGTACACCTtctgttcatgaaaaaaaatattccagtaGTAATACTCAACCTACCTACTTACTTAAGCATATCAGGAGGTGTAATTGGTTTATCATGTTTGATTGATTGGCACAATAATTTATTGCATTTAATTATTGTCCAGGGACCCTAATTTCAGAAGCATCACTGTGATCTATTCACACAGTGCACAGGAGGGTTCCAGAATATCTGCTCTGTCAAAACATGACGGTCAATCCATTAGGATGCCGAAAATGCATGGCACAAATATTATATGGCGGATGAGAAAGAAGCGAGGATCTTGTGCCAAGTCGCATCCCTCCTCCCCGACCATCTACATCTTCTTCCTTGTTGTCATGGTTACCGAGTAAAGCAACATCACTGCAGGGTCCGCTTAGCCGAGGTCCAGGCGCCTTCCCCGTCCGTCCCGCAAGGGCGCCGTAAAAGACAGCGCTGTCGTAATGTCTGTTAGTTCCATGTGGGGTTTTCTTtcctgtgtgtgtcttttttgtaCTTCACAGGTTCTCGCCGGGTTGGTACTGTGGCTCGGTGGCGGTGAAGTAATCCTCCAAGAAGGACTGCAGGTACTCGAAGGTGTGCCTCTCGTCGGCCTCGCGTCGCCAACACTGCACCATGAGCTCGTGGAGCGAGGCGGGGCAGCCCGGGGCACAGGCCATCCGGTAGCCTCGCTCTACCTGCTCCAGTACTTCGCGGTTGTTCATGCCTTCCggggatggaggaggaggaggaggaggaggaggaagagaagggggAAATGGTGAAGCGATGCACGACGCATAATGAGAGTACAACATTAGGCATATCTGCATGATCTAATGAGATCCagagctgtacaaaaaaaaataatttgcatttTCAGCCCTCATTTATCCGAACATTAACAGGTGCAAAATCACATAAGGGCCACCAAAACACAACTCTTTCCCATTCAAATCATGCagcaacatttttcattttgtaattggagagaatccatccatccatccattttctaatccgcttatcctcatgagggtcgcgggcgtgctggagcctatcccagcggtcatcgggcagtaagcggggtacactccgaaccggttgccagcatttaaaatgttgatttaaaTGTTATTTAGTTAGTCATGTATTCTACATTTTGTTGAACTAGCAACGCATGAAAGGGAACATCATTACCTCTCACGCAGCTCTTTGACTGGATCTcacacgagtgtgtgtgtgtgtgtgttacatgtGGCACGTGAAGTCAAGTCACCCATAAAGTTGTGACATGTTCAAAAACGTTTTACCTGGGTAGGGCACGCGTCCCTTGGTGATGAGCTCGGTGAGCAGGATGCCGAAACTCCACACGTCCGACTTGATGGTGAAGCGCCCGTACAGCGCAGCTTCCGGCGCAGTCCATTTGATGGGGAACTTGGCCCCTGCAACCATGGCAACAAGGCAGCGTGCTTTCATATTCCCGTGTTCCAGACATACAGTGCATAAGTGTATTTGACTTACCTTGTCTGGCGGTGTACTCGTTGTCCTCGATGAGCCTTGCCAGGCCAAAGTCGGCGATCTTGCACACCAGGTTGTCTCCGACAAGGATGTTGGCGGCCCGCAGGTCTCTGTGGATGTAGTTCATCCTTTCGATGTAGGCCATCCCCGCCGCGATCTAAAAAAGCCACAATCgtgttattttctttcttaccgctattttttatttttcttcttcgtgctaccgctatttttatttttattcttcatggcaGAGGTTCGCTTTGGCCCCggagagtcaagttcagcattcgcttcaatgatatctggcgccatctagcgtcgcgaATGGGTCTAAcgtctagaccccaaatataagacgacccccacttttttcttatttcaatgcaaaaaaaacaccgtcttatattcgggccaatacggtctTTGTTAATTTGTCAAATAACCTGTGCCGCCATGTCCACAAGCTGTGGTAGCTTCAGGTTTTGCCCCTCGCCGTCTTTTAAGAAGTCCAGTAAACTTCCTGTATGGAAAGAATGAAATAGGAAGTGATGGTTCTTCACTTTTGCGATGAGTGAAAATATTGAAGCTGAGTACTTTTCCACCATTTGGCCAAACACGACATGGAGACCAAGCGTGTACCTTGGCTCATGAACTCTGTGATAATGTAGATGGGCTCCTCGGATACAACGGCGTAGAGCTGCACCAGCTTGTCGTGGCGCAGCCTCTTCATGATCTGAGCCTCCTCCAGGAAGGCCTCGGGGGACATGGTGCCCGGCTTCAGAGTCTTCACCGCAACCTTGGTGGTGCCGTTCCACATCCCTGGACATGAGCCCGCGTCAATACACACGTCGAGAGTTCTGAACGCGCCGTAAAGGACGGGATGTTGGATGCATGCGGCTTACGGAGAGACACGAACACGCATGCACAACATGTGAAAGTGAACGTATTGCATAAGCATGCACGTGTCGTGATGAATGGAAAGCGGTACCTGGGCTACGTGCGTAACACACGGCTGTCTTTTAGGGACAAATAAGACACACAAAGTCAATGCGGGAATttgattacttttttaaaaaataaataaatattcatttttatttaaatatgaaTACCGCATGATAATTGGAAACAAACTGTTTTCTAAttaatgcattttaaatatgtataATGTATAATATGATCAAAAAAGGTAATTGTAATGAaatgtaacactttttttttcccccttatcaCGTCATCCATTGCTTCAATGGGGTTTGTTTGTGGTATGCGCGTCTTGGCCACCAGGGTGCAATACAACAGAGGCTATTCATTTTGCATCGTGTCCAAGCGTTACGCGAGCAGACTTGTATATGTGGTTTGATTAAATATGGTACGTTtcgaattcttttttttccatgtttagttttacagtaaacctaaaaaaaaattactgaggATCTTGAAATTATGTCAGTCAGAGTACCAATTTAGTTTGTAGTCTTTTCATATAAAGGTCTCACTTAACTGAACGTACATGTATcccactattcattcattcattcatcttccaagccgcttgatcctcactagggtcgcggggggtgctggagcctatcccagctgtcttcgggcagtaggcgggggggacaccctgaatcggttgccagccaatcgcagggcacacagaaacgaacaaccattcgcactcacactcacacctagggacaatttagagtgttcaatcagcctgccacgcatgtttttggaatgtgggaggaaaccggagcacccggagaaaacccacggaggcccggggagaacatgcaaactccacacagggaggccggagctggaatcgaacccggtacctgtgcactgcgaagccgacgtgctaaccactggactaccgggccgccctctatcCCACTAATCGGACGATATTATAATTTGGCTTTTCAGAAAATCGATAATTTATACAACAAAACTAGTGTTGGCCTTTTGCATAGGACCAAGCCAATGAGAAAATGGAACAACTGCACTTTTTTGGGGAGTCTCACCCATCCACACGTCCCCAAAGCAGCCATGTCCCAGCTTCCTCTGCAGGCACAACATGGACCGGGGCACCTCCCAGGCATCCCGGCCCAGGCCCATGGTGAGCGGCGTGCAATTGGGACAGGCCTTGGTCAGGTTGTAGCACAGCCC
It includes:
- the yrk gene encoding tyrosine-protein kinase Fgr isoform X2; its protein translation is MGCACCKQKKSAKFEAAALTATSGAANALVQSPSNGDGGSSADPIQARYCPDPTQVIPDFNKGFSSGAIFPNSNTQHWSVGVTSGGVTLFIALYDYDARTEDDLTFQKGEKFQIINNTEGDWWEARSLDTGNAGYIPSNYVAPVDSIQAEEWYFGKMGRKDAERQLLGHGNHRGTFLIRESETTKGAFSLSIRDWDENKGDHVKHYKIRKLDNGGYYITTRSQFDTVQQLVAHYTDTNDGLCYNLTKACPNCTPLTMGLGRDAWEVPRSMLCLQRKLGHGCFGDVWMGMWNGTTKVAVKTLKPGTMSPEAFLEEAQIMKRLRHDKLVQLYAVVSEEPIYIITEFMSQGSLLDFLKDGEGQNLKLPQLVDMAAQIAAGMAYIERMNYIHRDLRAANILVGDNLVCKIADFGLARLIEDNEYTARQGAKFPIKWTAPEAALYGRFTIKSDVWSFGILLTELITKGRVPYPGMNNREVLEQVERGYRMACAPGCPASLHELMVQCWRREADERHTFEYLQSFLEDYFTATEPQYQPGENL
- the yrk gene encoding tyrosine-protein kinase Fgr isoform X3 encodes the protein MGCACCKQKKSAKFEAAALTATSGAANALVQSPSNGDGGSSADPIQARYCPDPTQVIPDFNKGFSSGAIFPNSNTQHWSVGVTSGGVTLFIALYDYDARTEDDLTFQKGEKFQIINNTEGDWWEARSLDTGNAGYIPSNYVAPVDSIQAEEWYFGKMGRKDAERQLLGHGNHRGTFLIRESETTKGAFSLSIRDWDENKGDHVKHYKIRKLDNGGYYITTRSQFDTVQQLVAHYTGMWNGTTKVAVKTLKPGTMSPEAFLEEAQIMKRLRHDKLVQLYAVVSEEPIYIITEFMSQGSLLDFLKDGEGQNLKLPQLVDMAAQIAAGMAYIERMNYIHRDLRAANILVGDNLVCKIADFGLARLIEDNEYTARQGAKFPIKWTAPEAALYGRFTIKSDVWSFGILLTELITKGRVPYPGMNNREVLEQVERGYRMACAPGCPASLHELMVQCWRREADERHTFEYLQSFLEDYFTATEPQYQPGENL